A window of the Bufo gargarizans isolate SCDJY-AF-19 chromosome 1, ASM1485885v1, whole genome shotgun sequence genome harbors these coding sequences:
- the DCAF11 gene encoding DDB1- and CUL4-associated factor 11 isoform X2 produces the protein MGTRNSRSTGSGGASGDSPRGSRSNSGSRGLQDDDDEENVDLAQVLAYLLRRGQVRLVQGGGPASLHLVQSLSDSDDDNDSAWEGCMGDRYNPPVDPTPDTTMLDQSQIRTQVLLATGRLGARREQNVTRLLLERERGGCDFSHGVRCRVSSNFLPNHVSATDSYTQKAFCGVYSSDGTIFMSACQDQNIRLYDCRYGSFKKFRTIKARDVGWSVLDVAFTPDGGQFLYSSWSDYIHICNIYGDTESHTALDLSPSERRFAVFSLTVSCDGREVLGGANDGCVYVYDLEQNRRILKIDSHEDDVNAVSFADDSCHILYSGGDDALCKVWDRRTMREDDAKPVGLLAGHQDGITFIDSKGDARYLLSNSKDQSIKLWDIRRFSGQEGLEASRRAITQQNWDYRWQQVPKKSSQEKTPSWGHISDDLSWPWCPSHFDQMSLLPCKQHWSAVCL, from the exons ATGGGAACACGCAATAGCAGAAGTACGGGCAGTGGAGGAGCTTCAGGGGATTCTCCAAGAGGCTCCCGCAGCAACTCAGGATCTCGTGGTCTGCAGGATGATGATGACGAGGAGAACGTTGACCTGGCGCAGGTACTGGCGTATCTTCTGCGCAG GGGGCAAGTTCGGCTAGTGCAGGGAGGGGGACCAGCAAGTTTGCACCTCGTGCAGTCGCTGTCTGATTCCGACGATGACAATGACAGTGCTTGGGAAGGCTGCATGGGAGACCGCTACAATCCCCCTG TTGATCCCACACCAGACACTACAATGCTGGATCAGAGCCAGATAAGAACCCAGGTCTTGCTCGCTACAGGAAGGCTAGGAGCACGCAGAGAACAGAATGTCACTCGTCTGCTTCTGGAG AGAGAGCGAGGAGGGTGTGATTTCTCTCATGGAGTGCGCTGCCGTGTGTCATCTAA TTTTCTGCCAAACCATGTTTCTGCCACGGATTCGTACACTCAGAAGGCTTTCTGTGGGGTATATTCTTCAGATGGCACCATCTTTATGTCTGCTTGCCAAG ATCAGAATATTCGCCTTTATGATTGCCGATATGGATCCTTCAAGAAGTTTCGGACCATAAAAGCTCGAGATGTGGGCTGGAGCGTCCTTGATGTGGCTTTTACTCCAGACGGAGGACAGTTCTTGTACTCTAGCTGGTCTGACTACA TTCACATCTGCAACATATATGGGGACACAGAATCACACACTGCACTTGATCTCAG CCCATCTGAGAGACgatttgcagttttctctctcACTGTATCCTGTGATGGTCGAGAAGTGCTTGGTGG AGCCAATGATGGATGTGTGTATGTGTACGACCTAGAACAGAACCGTCGAATACTGAAG ATTGACTCTCATGAGGATGATGTGAATGCTGTCTCATTTGCTGATGATAGCTGTCACATCTTGTATTCTGGGGGTGATGACGCTCTATGTAAAGTGTGGGATCGTCGCACAATGCGCGAGGATGATGCCAAACCAGTGGGACTGTTAGCTGGACATCAGGATGGTATcacattcattgacagcaag GGTGATGCACGATATCTGCTTTCCAACTCAAAAGATCAGAGCATTAAGCTGTGGGACATCAGGCGATTTTCAGGTCAAGAAGGTCTGGAAGCCTCACGGCGAGCAATCACCCAACAGAACTGGGATTACAGGTGGCAACAGGTGCCCAAAAAA AGCTCTCAGGAAAAAACGCCTTCCTGGGGACACATCTCTGATGACCTATCGTGGCCATGGTGTCCTTCACACTTTGATCAGATGTCGCTTCTCCCCTGCAAGCAGCACTGGTCAGCAGTATGTTTATAG
- the DCAF11 gene encoding DDB1- and CUL4-associated factor 11 isoform X1, with amino-acid sequence MGTRNSRSTGSGGASGDSPRGSRSNSGSRGLQDDDDEENVDLAQVLAYLLRRGQVRLVQGGGPASLHLVQSLSDSDDDNDSAWEGCMGDRYNPPVDPTPDTTMLDQSQIRTQVLLATGRLGARREQNVTRLLLERERGGCDFSHGVRCRVSSNFLPNHVSATDSYTQKAFCGVYSSDGTIFMSACQDQNIRLYDCRYGSFKKFRTIKARDVGWSVLDVAFTPDGGQFLYSSWSDYIHICNIYGDTESHTALDLSPSERRFAVFSLTVSCDGREVLGGANDGCVYVYDLEQNRRILKIDSHEDDVNAVSFADDSCHILYSGGDDALCKVWDRRTMREDDAKPVGLLAGHQDGITFIDSKGDARYLLSNSKDQSIKLWDIRRFSGQEGLEASRRAITQQNWDYRWQQVPKKALRKKRLPGDTSLMTYRGHGVLHTLIRCRFSPASSTGQQYVYSGCSTGRVIIYDLLTGQIVKKLANHKACVRDVSWHPCDNRLVSSSWDGKVLVWDHRQSEFHEEDLRTPPLESEGSPASSSSSW; translated from the exons ATGGGAACACGCAATAGCAGAAGTACGGGCAGTGGAGGAGCTTCAGGGGATTCTCCAAGAGGCTCCCGCAGCAACTCAGGATCTCGTGGTCTGCAGGATGATGATGACGAGGAGAACGTTGACCTGGCGCAGGTACTGGCGTATCTTCTGCGCAG GGGGCAAGTTCGGCTAGTGCAGGGAGGGGGACCAGCAAGTTTGCACCTCGTGCAGTCGCTGTCTGATTCCGACGATGACAATGACAGTGCTTGGGAAGGCTGCATGGGAGACCGCTACAATCCCCCTG TTGATCCCACACCAGACACTACAATGCTGGATCAGAGCCAGATAAGAACCCAGGTCTTGCTCGCTACAGGAAGGCTAGGAGCACGCAGAGAACAGAATGTCACTCGTCTGCTTCTGGAG AGAGAGCGAGGAGGGTGTGATTTCTCTCATGGAGTGCGCTGCCGTGTGTCATCTAA TTTTCTGCCAAACCATGTTTCTGCCACGGATTCGTACACTCAGAAGGCTTTCTGTGGGGTATATTCTTCAGATGGCACCATCTTTATGTCTGCTTGCCAAG ATCAGAATATTCGCCTTTATGATTGCCGATATGGATCCTTCAAGAAGTTTCGGACCATAAAAGCTCGAGATGTGGGCTGGAGCGTCCTTGATGTGGCTTTTACTCCAGACGGAGGACAGTTCTTGTACTCTAGCTGGTCTGACTACA TTCACATCTGCAACATATATGGGGACACAGAATCACACACTGCACTTGATCTCAG CCCATCTGAGAGACgatttgcagttttctctctcACTGTATCCTGTGATGGTCGAGAAGTGCTTGGTGG AGCCAATGATGGATGTGTGTATGTGTACGACCTAGAACAGAACCGTCGAATACTGAAG ATTGACTCTCATGAGGATGATGTGAATGCTGTCTCATTTGCTGATGATAGCTGTCACATCTTGTATTCTGGGGGTGATGACGCTCTATGTAAAGTGTGGGATCGTCGCACAATGCGCGAGGATGATGCCAAACCAGTGGGACTGTTAGCTGGACATCAGGATGGTATcacattcattgacagcaag GGTGATGCACGATATCTGCTTTCCAACTCAAAAGATCAGAGCATTAAGCTGTGGGACATCAGGCGATTTTCAGGTCAAGAAGGTCTGGAAGCCTCACGGCGAGCAATCACCCAACAGAACTGGGATTACAGGTGGCAACAGGTGCCCAAAAAAG CTCTCAGGAAAAAACGCCTTCCTGGGGACACATCTCTGATGACCTATCGTGGCCATGGTGTCCTTCACACTTTGATCAGATGTCGCTTCTCCCCTGCAAGCAGCACTGGTCAGCAGTATGTTTATAGTGGATGCTCAACTGGTCGAGTcatca TTTACGACTTGTTAACGGGTCAGATAGTGAAGAAACTGGCCAATCATAAAGCGTGTGTGCGGGACGTAAGCTGGCATCCATGTGACAACAGGCTTGTCAGCAGTTCG TGGGATGGTAAAGTTCTCGTCTGGGATCACCGCCAGTCTGAATTTCATGAAGAGGATTTGCGCACCCCACCATTAGAGTCTGAAGGCAGCCCTGCTAGCAGTTCCTCCTCCTGGTAG
- the DCAF11 gene encoding DDB1- and CUL4-associated factor 11 isoform X4, with the protein MMMTRRTLTWRRYWRIFCAVDPTPDTTMLDQSQIRTQVLLATGRLGARREQNVTRLLLERERGGCDFSHGVRCRVSSNFLPNHVSATDSYTQKAFCGVYSSDGTIFMSACQDQNIRLYDCRYGSFKKFRTIKARDVGWSVLDVAFTPDGGQFLYSSWSDYIHICNIYGDTESHTALDLSPSERRFAVFSLTVSCDGREVLGGANDGCVYVYDLEQNRRILKIDSHEDDVNAVSFADDSCHILYSGGDDALCKVWDRRTMREDDAKPVGLLAGHQDGITFIDSKGDARYLLSNSKDQSIKLWDIRRFSGQEGLEASRRAITQQNWDYRWQQVPKKALRKKRLPGDTSLMTYRGHGVLHTLIRCRFSPASSTGQQYVYSGCSTGRVIIYDLLTGQIVKKLANHKACVRDVSWHPCDNRLVSSSWDGKVLVWDHRQSEFHEEDLRTPPLESEGSPASSSSSW; encoded by the exons ATGATGATGACGAGGAGAACGTTGACCTGGCGCAGGTACTGGCGTATCTTCTGCGCAG TTGATCCCACACCAGACACTACAATGCTGGATCAGAGCCAGATAAGAACCCAGGTCTTGCTCGCTACAGGAAGGCTAGGAGCACGCAGAGAACAGAATGTCACTCGTCTGCTTCTGGAG AGAGAGCGAGGAGGGTGTGATTTCTCTCATGGAGTGCGCTGCCGTGTGTCATCTAA TTTTCTGCCAAACCATGTTTCTGCCACGGATTCGTACACTCAGAAGGCTTTCTGTGGGGTATATTCTTCAGATGGCACCATCTTTATGTCTGCTTGCCAAG ATCAGAATATTCGCCTTTATGATTGCCGATATGGATCCTTCAAGAAGTTTCGGACCATAAAAGCTCGAGATGTGGGCTGGAGCGTCCTTGATGTGGCTTTTACTCCAGACGGAGGACAGTTCTTGTACTCTAGCTGGTCTGACTACA TTCACATCTGCAACATATATGGGGACACAGAATCACACACTGCACTTGATCTCAG CCCATCTGAGAGACgatttgcagttttctctctcACTGTATCCTGTGATGGTCGAGAAGTGCTTGGTGG AGCCAATGATGGATGTGTGTATGTGTACGACCTAGAACAGAACCGTCGAATACTGAAG ATTGACTCTCATGAGGATGATGTGAATGCTGTCTCATTTGCTGATGATAGCTGTCACATCTTGTATTCTGGGGGTGATGACGCTCTATGTAAAGTGTGGGATCGTCGCACAATGCGCGAGGATGATGCCAAACCAGTGGGACTGTTAGCTGGACATCAGGATGGTATcacattcattgacagcaag GGTGATGCACGATATCTGCTTTCCAACTCAAAAGATCAGAGCATTAAGCTGTGGGACATCAGGCGATTTTCAGGTCAAGAAGGTCTGGAAGCCTCACGGCGAGCAATCACCCAACAGAACTGGGATTACAGGTGGCAACAGGTGCCCAAAAAAG CTCTCAGGAAAAAACGCCTTCCTGGGGACACATCTCTGATGACCTATCGTGGCCATGGTGTCCTTCACACTTTGATCAGATGTCGCTTCTCCCCTGCAAGCAGCACTGGTCAGCAGTATGTTTATAGTGGATGCTCAACTGGTCGAGTcatca TTTACGACTTGTTAACGGGTCAGATAGTGAAGAAACTGGCCAATCATAAAGCGTGTGTGCGGGACGTAAGCTGGCATCCATGTGACAACAGGCTTGTCAGCAGTTCG TGGGATGGTAAAGTTCTCGTCTGGGATCACCGCCAGTCTGAATTTCATGAAGAGGATTTGCGCACCCCACCATTAGAGTCTGAAGGCAGCCCTGCTAGCAGTTCCTCCTCCTGGTAG
- the DCAF11 gene encoding DDB1- and CUL4-associated factor 11 isoform X3: MMMTRRTLTWRRGQVRLVQGGGPASLHLVQSLSDSDDDNDSAWEGCMGDRYNPPVDPTPDTTMLDQSQIRTQVLLATGRLGARREQNVTRLLLERERGGCDFSHGVRCRVSSNFLPNHVSATDSYTQKAFCGVYSSDGTIFMSACQDQNIRLYDCRYGSFKKFRTIKARDVGWSVLDVAFTPDGGQFLYSSWSDYIHICNIYGDTESHTALDLSPSERRFAVFSLTVSCDGREVLGGANDGCVYVYDLEQNRRILKIDSHEDDVNAVSFADDSCHILYSGGDDALCKVWDRRTMREDDAKPVGLLAGHQDGITFIDSKGDARYLLSNSKDQSIKLWDIRRFSGQEGLEASRRAITQQNWDYRWQQVPKKALRKKRLPGDTSLMTYRGHGVLHTLIRCRFSPASSTGQQYVYSGCSTGRVIIYDLLTGQIVKKLANHKACVRDVSWHPCDNRLVSSSWDGKVLVWDHRQSEFHEEDLRTPPLESEGSPASSSSSW; the protein is encoded by the exons ATGATGATGACGAGGAGAACGTTGACCTGGCGCAG GGGGCAAGTTCGGCTAGTGCAGGGAGGGGGACCAGCAAGTTTGCACCTCGTGCAGTCGCTGTCTGATTCCGACGATGACAATGACAGTGCTTGGGAAGGCTGCATGGGAGACCGCTACAATCCCCCTG TTGATCCCACACCAGACACTACAATGCTGGATCAGAGCCAGATAAGAACCCAGGTCTTGCTCGCTACAGGAAGGCTAGGAGCACGCAGAGAACAGAATGTCACTCGTCTGCTTCTGGAG AGAGAGCGAGGAGGGTGTGATTTCTCTCATGGAGTGCGCTGCCGTGTGTCATCTAA TTTTCTGCCAAACCATGTTTCTGCCACGGATTCGTACACTCAGAAGGCTTTCTGTGGGGTATATTCTTCAGATGGCACCATCTTTATGTCTGCTTGCCAAG ATCAGAATATTCGCCTTTATGATTGCCGATATGGATCCTTCAAGAAGTTTCGGACCATAAAAGCTCGAGATGTGGGCTGGAGCGTCCTTGATGTGGCTTTTACTCCAGACGGAGGACAGTTCTTGTACTCTAGCTGGTCTGACTACA TTCACATCTGCAACATATATGGGGACACAGAATCACACACTGCACTTGATCTCAG CCCATCTGAGAGACgatttgcagttttctctctcACTGTATCCTGTGATGGTCGAGAAGTGCTTGGTGG AGCCAATGATGGATGTGTGTATGTGTACGACCTAGAACAGAACCGTCGAATACTGAAG ATTGACTCTCATGAGGATGATGTGAATGCTGTCTCATTTGCTGATGATAGCTGTCACATCTTGTATTCTGGGGGTGATGACGCTCTATGTAAAGTGTGGGATCGTCGCACAATGCGCGAGGATGATGCCAAACCAGTGGGACTGTTAGCTGGACATCAGGATGGTATcacattcattgacagcaag GGTGATGCACGATATCTGCTTTCCAACTCAAAAGATCAGAGCATTAAGCTGTGGGACATCAGGCGATTTTCAGGTCAAGAAGGTCTGGAAGCCTCACGGCGAGCAATCACCCAACAGAACTGGGATTACAGGTGGCAACAGGTGCCCAAAAAAG CTCTCAGGAAAAAACGCCTTCCTGGGGACACATCTCTGATGACCTATCGTGGCCATGGTGTCCTTCACACTTTGATCAGATGTCGCTTCTCCCCTGCAAGCAGCACTGGTCAGCAGTATGTTTATAGTGGATGCTCAACTGGTCGAGTcatca TTTACGACTTGTTAACGGGTCAGATAGTGAAGAAACTGGCCAATCATAAAGCGTGTGTGCGGGACGTAAGCTGGCATCCATGTGACAACAGGCTTGTCAGCAGTTCG TGGGATGGTAAAGTTCTCGTCTGGGATCACCGCCAGTCTGAATTTCATGAAGAGGATTTGCGCACCCCACCATTAGAGTCTGAAGGCAGCCCTGCTAGCAGTTCCTCCTCCTGGTAG
- the FITM1 gene encoding fat storage-inducing transmembrane protein 1: MSLLYVYTHMAALINCMSAIVCLWSEICARILGSVCMRRGYHLWLAAVVSVTPFLQELSNPRSIFSNSNNFFNVKFVHCSCGWTFLLLSGFVLLVSLVPTGRPLLSLKHLLRLGVSTAVCQGIPYLFRLLEDLTGSCHQPLPPGTLLLHRLETRHSCQAEGHQWHGYHVSPQTFSLTLCSLSMAEELAVFARYLRRGYPAGTSLRLVFLLNASLLVLYNLLLFCTALYAPSYTQTVVGAAIGTLCWHLTYRGWFRTPYSPGPPGFGMFPRLAGGRNKLG; this comes from the exons ATGTCTCTTCTCTA TGTGTATACTCATATGGCTGCCCTCATCAACTGTATGAGTGCCATAGTATGTCTCTGGTCAGAGATATGCGCCCGCATACTGGGTAGTGTTTGTATGAGACGAGGATACCACTTGTGGCTGGCAGCTGTGGTCAGTGTGACCCCCTTCCTTCAGGAACTAAGTAACCCCAGGAGCATTTTCTCCAACTCCAACAACTTCTTCAATGT GAAGTTTGTTCATTGCTCCTGTGGTTGGACCTTTCTGCTACTTTCTGGATTTGTTCTTCTGGTGTCTTTAGTGCCCACCGGCCGTCCATTGCTCTCACTAAAACATCTATTAAGGTTAGGAGTAAGTACAGCGGTTTGCCAAGGTATTCCTTACCTATTCCGACTCTTGGAGGATCTAACTGGTTCCTGTCACCAACCTTTGCCACCTGGTACGCTGCTTCTCCATCGTCTGGAAACCAGACATAGTTGTCAAGCAGAAGGGCACCAATGGCATGGTTACCATGTCTCTCCACAGACCTTCTCATTGACATTGTGCAGTCTTTCTATGGCAGAAGAATTGGCTGTGTTTGCGCGCTACTTGCGAAGAGGCTATCCTGCTGGCACTTCTCTGAGATTAGTCTTTCTGTTGAATGCCAGTCTTCTGGTGTTGTACAACCTACTTTTGTTTTGCACTGCACTTTATGCCCCTAGCTATACCCAGACTGTGGTTGGAGCAGCCATTGGAACCCTGTGCTGGCACCTTACCTATCGCGGCTGGTTCCGTACACCCTATTCACCTGGACCTCCTGGTTTTGGTATGTTTCCCAGATTGGCCGGAGGAAGAAATAAACTAG